The genomic segment TTGACTGCTGGCCTCTCCTCTGGTGGTGGGACATGCCGCTTCCTTTGAGGACGCTCTGGGCTACTCTGCGGTTTCTCTTTCTGAATGTTTTCTTTATCCCCCTTCTTGGTTTGCTCCTccatcctcttcttctctgctttctgtttcAGCTTTGCAAAGAACCTCTGGTGGATCTTGTACTCGTTCATGGTGCCAACCTCCAAAACTCCTGAGCAGGAAACAATACCTTTGCTATTGCTGGCTGAGACCTGATAGATGGCTGCATCATCCAatgtgcagctgaaaatagAAACACTTATCAATCTCATAGTATAGGTACTCTGACAGTGTTCAAATTTGCaacaaaaccccccaaaaagcTTTTCAAATCATTTGAACAGATGTAATAGATTACTCTTGCATGGTTGTGTTACATACTTGTAAATATGGAGAGTGTGAGTTTTCCCATTACGACGAATTTCATATTTTGGGAGTCCACAATAGCGGTCCATTTCCATATCATCTTTATACCATTTCAGTTCTGGAGTTGGGTAACCTAAAGACATGGATAGACTATGATGAACTGATTGCCTCTGGGTTACAAACATTAAACTCCTAGTGCCACAAAGTACTATTTATGAATATTTGTTTCATAGGGACCATGTCTGAAGATACAGTTTACTCTAAATATCTTTTTATATGAATAATTAGTTTTGTGAACGTATAcagtaaacaaaatacagtatagaaGCTTTGGCATGAATGTGCTTTAGGCTGTTGCATCATGTTTATGATGTGTCACACAGGggaacagctgctgctgtcagatgGGCCCACCCATCCAATCTGCTTGcagttaaaaacacaacatcctGAAAAAACTTGAATATGATGTGGTATGTTGTGTTTCAGTAGCAGCTCAGGAAGAATAGAGCAGTTCATTTTGGTGCCTTCAAAGTGAAACCCTTTCTTTCAGTTTTCAGATTAGTTACTTCCTGTCGCTCCACatcacaaacaaactgaaaagttTCAGTTACTCCAACAAACGACAAGCAGAGGCACACAAATGAAAAAGGCTGTTAAGTGCAGACCAACCTGATACCACACAGATGAACTTCACATTACAGTTTTCTGACACTGCCTTTGATTTCAAGGTGGTCTCAAAGGAAGGCTGTATGTCCTCAGTCAGCTGAGCCATGATGCTACACAATGTGCTCCTGGAAGCAAACACTAAAGCATTAGAGTCTCAATTTCTTGCCTTCAAAAAGTAGACAGTTTTATACTTCAGTAtcatttcagtgacattttcacCTCTATGCAGTACATTCCAATGACTTGCTCAATTAAGAGGAAAAGATGTTAATGGAAATTTCTGGTAGTGACGAGAGTGTGAAAGAGTGACACAGAGACTTGTGAGATGTCAAGCAAAACAAAGTTGTCAATCCAACACTAAAACCGATGTTCATCGCTAAAACTGAACGCAACACTGGACAACCTGGACACTTACATTACAGTTAAGAACGTGTGTAGGTTTTATTCTTGGGGTAAACCAGTTTTTGTGGTTAAGATGTTAGTTGGGAGGAATGTTTCAAAAGTATGGATTACCTCGTTGGCCTGTAGTGAGAATACCTTGAATAGCTATTTAGAGAGGAGGCAAATGAAGGGACGTCACTGATTAATTAAGATCTGCGTGTATGGAACCCACCtacataatatattttaataattgccCTTCTCTTTGACAAAGGGGCACTTTCTCATTCTTATGGTTTGTAGATTAGAAACAGAAACACGCATAACtgataaatgtgatttttgacCCACAGTGTGATGTGCTGAACAATACAGTAACAATCTATGGTTTGACTAGCTTCATCATTCAGTCTTTCCAGCTAAATTAATTTAGACATGCAGAGAAATGTTCAGTTATGTTTTATGATTGTTTTAACTTGATCTGCCTGACCCAGATGCAATataaatctattaaaaaaatataaatctacTTCACAAGAAACAAAGATTTACATGCACTGCAAATACATGGATTATAGATGAGGTTGCCTACCTGTTTTCAGGCCTGACATTTGAGAGGTAAGTATTGCGGCTTTCTGAACGACCATTGGAAGAGCTGCCCTCCTCTTCACTGAAGCTGCTTGTCCTTCCATTGCCAGAATAAGAGCGAGTCATTGGCCTTCTGGAAGTCATTGTCCACTGAAGCAattcacaaaaaatgtaaaatccgAGATAAATGTATTACCCACAGTATAAAACTACTCCGTGTTCACGTCCACAGCTTGTCAAAGTTCAAGGCTCAAATTTAATGGTGTTATCCATGTAAAAACCCCTggagaacaaaaaagaaacacttcaGAATGGTAACAAAACCTGTTGGAAGTTTATGACAGAAAGTATAagatacacttatttgcttgtacaaaacccaaacacacaGTTCAGACTCAATGCTTGTCCTTTCTAACCAAGCAAAGTACTTGCATTGGAGCAAGTTATAAATAGGATCCGCTATCAGGTTGTGGAAGGGTTGTTAGTGGTCAAACACAAACTTAAGACGTGCTATTTACTTGTACGTGTTAGGAATATAATTCAGGTGTTTCTTGGTCACCTTAAAACTTGGTAAATTTTCCAACTTACCATTGAGATGTTATCAGTGTTgctttggagccagagtctgtgaAGAAAATCTCTGTAACTGCCTATCATAGACACGCATGTGTTGCCAGCAGGGGCCTATTTATAGCAGCCCTACAAATAGGTGCAAGAGCACATCAGATTTTCTGAAACTAGACTTTAGATTTAGCAAAGAAGTCTAAAAACTAAACAGAATTTAGAGTAAAAGCTAACCATTTAAACCAGAACACATTCCTAAAAAATCTGTCATTTCATCAGTGGTCATACTGTAATCatttcactgctttgttttgaTCCATCTTAATAAGATGGAAAAAGTGTGTCCCATCCTAGTGATACACTGTAGTGGATGTGCAATTGCAAAACATGTCTGTGGAATATGGTTCATGATGTAGCTGATGACAACCAATGGTCTATGTCCTATGCTTTGCTCAAGAGTTGCTAAAGGACTGCCCCCCTCACTTCGTATTGCAACACATGGTCAAAACATAGACACCCACTTGCTgctcacatttcacaaaacaggCTCAGCTGACAAAATTTATACTTTGATTTAATGATGGAAGGGTATTTTAGTATATTGATTAGTTATGTTGTCGTTTTTGATtggtcttatttatttttatggttttagaCAGTTCTTGAGTTGTTCTACagtgatattttgtttgtttctaggATGAAATCTTTTGTACAATATTATGATTTTATAAACACATTTCCTGGTTAATATTTCCAGGTAATACTGGTTTGTTTGCATCTCATTTCTATCTTGGCCAAGACACTCTTGAAAGTTAGATTTTATGCTGCTCACTTCCCTGTTAAAGGTTTATTTTGGGGGAGAATTTTCCTTATGTGAATCAAGGATCTATGTACAgggggtgtcgtatgctgtacagattgtaaagcctcTTGAGGCAAACTaatgatttgtgatattggacaatataaataatattgactTGACTAAACCAgcaaatatctttatttaaacTTAAAACCCTTTTGTAAAAATACCATATACCTTTATGTTTGCAATGTGAAAGGGATGCTAAAAATTATATACTTAAATGCatacaaaaaaatgacaaaagagtAAAGACTCTTAAAGACATAACACATTATgctgtgttaaaatgtttagtCTTGTGTTACCCTTCAACAATGAGACACTTGATACAAAATGTGTTCTATACTTTACACACATTGAATATTGTGTACTAAAAAGGTCATAGTACATGGTAGGGCATTTTATGACATTAAAAGGCTGTTTTCTGTATAAATAAACCAATAGTAGAAGAATTTAtctttatgatgatgatgatggatttTATTTCATCTCTGTAATTAATTGAACACAAACCAGGCTACAACTAGAATAGCCTTTGATTTCTTTATCTGTAtgatttctttattctttatcttAAACTCAATCTCAGCCTGTACAGCGCCTGAAAACAAGCCATATTGCTCATTACCGTAATGTCACAAAAAGTGGCTCTACTTGCATGATTCCTATCGACTTAACCGGCGTAGAGTTCGtctgtttggatgtttttttcaagttaagacatattgttattttaaaatcaaaataaatctcTCTATTTTTTTAGTGTATCATAGGTGAGAGACTCTTTGTTCTATGAGATGCTCCCATATCATAGGCTTACCggtaatgtgtttgtttgtgtgtgtgtgtgtgtgtgtgtgtgtgtgtgtgtgtgtgtgtgtgtgtgtgtgtgtgtgtgtgtacacactcaTTCCAGGAAAAGGAAGAGTTTAACCGATACTTTAAATTATGAAGATTGAGAAGAGGAAAACACACTGAGGCTGAGGTCCGACGACTGCTCAACTGGTACGAGGCTGACGGCAGGTATCCACTAaaacatgtgtgtttatggacATTTTGAACACTTAATCATTTTCATGTCTAAATTAGGACACCTCTAACTGAATCTACAGTAGCCTATTGTTTGCTGCGGTGTAACTTATATTTAAAGCTTAGGCGACTTCACTCGAAATGAGAAGTTAGGGGCTGAGGCTAGGCATCACGTTTACAGTGATTTCCTAATGCTAGTCATGTCGTAGTTTTCTTAGTTTTTCGATTTGGGCCGGCACTATAGAGAGTTACTGAAAAATACTAATTTTAAGCTTTGCCTCAACTTCCTACAGTCTGTTATAAGAAGAAAATGCGCTTATGACTGGATCCCCACCCAAACCCTGTCGAATAATGATCAGAGGTATGTCATATCTCTACACCACACCACACTACAGCTTTAGCATAGGCCCACTGTGACTTTTGAAAAAACAGAGGACGATTTCAGATGACTGATATGCTCACTTGATTTGTTTCAGAAATTGTCATAGTGCGCCatcctgtttctgtgtgtgtacctgtgaaCCATCAGGTGACTCTGAGCGTCCGCGCTGAGGGCACAGGAATCCTCAACTACCAGTGGTTCACTGGTGATGAAAAGGAGGTATGTGgtttttactgtgtgtgagtTACATAACACTTTGAGATTAAACTATGTCATTCTTTTTGAAGGTTTTAAAACATGACACTTTTGAGTGACACTtgttcatgttttctttaatgtgGAAATAATGTCTACTTTGTATAAgaaatgtgtgttgtgtatttctgtgtgtttgtctatgcttgtactgtacatgtttattCTGGTGCACACATGTTTTGATCTGAGATATTGATCTCAATGAAACcagctgttttaaataaaggataaataacaaataactaGCTACTTAAAATGACaactgaaaatgtcattttaatttaaattaaaaaaatgttctccTGCCAtgaatgtttctgtatttagttttacttaattattattttcttttgtgtttttttgtctgttttcaagGTGTGTGGTGGCACTGAAGCAGACTTGACATTCAGAGCTAAAAAAATTCAGCTCTATGTGTGTCGAGTGAATGACCACTTTTGTAACTACGTGTTCAGCGACTGGGTGAAAGTGAAGGTGTTGGACATTGATAAATCAGGTATGCGTTGTGCCATTCTCATGTTGATTTTATACTGTAGTAGTGTCGTGCTTGtgtactttttgttgttgtagtttaTTGCTGTGGGTTTgaatctctatctctttcttttcaaataTCATCAGGTTTGCCAGTACACTGGCAGGGTGAGCCACACATTGCTATCAACCCTAAACCCCAGACAGTCCGACAAGGTACAAAACTCACTCTCTGCTGCGCTGCCTTTGGCATCCCCACTCCACACTATCAGTGGTACAGAAATGGACAGCCGTTGCTGGACAAGACTAGTGGCACGCTGCAGGTAGGGAAGGATGACAAGCAAGTGTTTACTTAGCTCACTGCTGATAGTGATTGTTTACACTGTGCTTTATTTGCTGTGTCATTTCACAGACTCCTTCACCAATCATGTAATTCATTTAGAAAATGTGGTTAATATTTTGCCAGTGTTTTGATTTATGGTTGAGTAATCTTACATGTGGGGGAATAGCAGTAGCACAGTAGGAATATAATCTACTGTGGTACTTGCAGATTGACCGTGCAACAGCCGAACATGGAGGATCATACCTGTGCTCCATATCTAACGTGCTATCAGAGAGATGGACTGAACCAGTTGATGTTGACATTGGTAAGTCATAACTGAAACtacttattttttatcattgtatTTTCTCAGGCTTTTCCTCCATTTCCAATGGAAGGGCTATGAAGAAAAAAACGTTTTCTTTACACTCCTTTCATTCCACTCATTTAGCACTTTAGGCTTTAAGTTGTTTCCATTATGCTGGAGGTACTTTCCCAATTCTACAGACTAAAAAGGAAGTTGTTAGACTCCTATTAGTACTTGATACGATCCTTAGACACACAACATGAAAGTGATGTAAAGTGAAACTAGTTCTTGCAGTGTTTCGCCTTATGTTGTAGTATGTACAGTGCATATCACAAAAGATAGTTGTCAAAATGTACAGCCCTGTATGTGCCTTCTGAACAGATAGTACTTaagatcagatttttgtttaaaaaaaaaaaaaccccaactgaTTTTGtgcttctctttttttatatccTCTAGTGCAAATTGATCAGCTTCCTCCTGCAGCAACCACAGGTACAGTTGTATGGAAAGAATCTCCACCCACGCTATTTTAAGTGTGCTAGAGAGGAAAACTATCATGGTATGTATTTGAATTTCCTTGTGTGTTTCAATCTGAATTCTACTTTGATCTTTGTTTTAGCCACTGATAAAGTTGCCCTACTTATTGGCAACCTGAATTACTCCAACCACCCTGGCTTGATGGCCCCCATTATGGATGTACATGAGCTGGCCAACCTCCTGCAGCAGCTTGGCTTCAGAGTGGTTTCCCTGCTGGATCTCACAAGGGGGGAGATGCTGGCCGCTATTGACAAGTTCATTCAGCTCCTCAACAGAGGAGTTTACGGTGAGTGTAATTTGCCTATacatcatacatacattttcctAAATtagctacatttgttttttcagttgttgTCCTTGGGGAAATGCTGACTTAGTCATTTCAAGATTTCTGTTGGATCTGAAATATAACATTGTAACTTCCTTTGTCATGTTCTGTGGCCCTTATCTGTTGTCCACTTATCATCGGTCATGAACTCATGAGTGGATTGCGGTATATTTTGCTTTAGACGTACGTGTGGCTGACTGGGCAGATGAGGGGTAAAAAGAAGCCTAGTCATTTTTTAACAACTTTGCATGCAAGGTATGGCACTTCCTAAATGCCTGTAACACTTTAAGGGTTAGATTAGATTTAAGGGTCAATTTACATAGTATTTGTAGAGGGTAATGGACATTCAGGCAAAACAGTCAaacttctgtctctgtgtgtgataATCAGTTTTACAgtgttaaacaaaaaagaaaggcGGCATTGTAGTGTATAAAAACATTCAGTGATTAATAATTAGAGCATATAGCTTCAACAACTAGTCATATTGTTCAGGGGAGCTAAACCACTACTGTCGttaaacagcagacagttaCACAAGTACACACTTTAATCACAGAGCTGTAATATGAAAATTATGTTGATAAATGACAAAAGAACTGCCATGATGTGTCAGAATGATAATGTCTGTCTCTATTATCTACTTACTCTTGCTAATAACACAACAAAGACGGAGAATTGAGAAACCATGTGTTTTGAAACATATCATACTGTAAAGAAATCAGGCATCTTTTTGCTCCTCAGTGTGATCTTTCTCTAAGCTGCCCCAGGATTGCAGAATATGTGCAGttcaaaatgtgatgattaCAATTCTTACTTTCTTGCAAATGTAACAAGatgtgtaatttattttattacttttcacAGGCCTTTTCTACTATGCCGGTCATGGGTATGAGCACGCTGGGAGGAATTACTTGGTAGCTGTTGATGCTCCACAACCGTACCGACCTGAAAACTGTGTCTGCGTGCAGAGGATCATGCTCAGCATGCAGGAAAGACGCACTGCACTGAGTGTAATCCTACTGGATACCTGTAGAAAATGGTGGGTGCAGtaattaatttctgttttcactAAGAGATGACCGTGACACATggattttcacatttatttgtaaattgaTGATTATACATACTTTattacacaaatgtaaactATTATATACCGTACATGTACATACTGTTGATTTTGTCATAATACGGAAGTTATCaggatttattttaattgcttCATTCTTCTGGAAACTGTATTTTACTTACTAAAGGTACAACCAGGATTGCATACCCTCATCCATCATGCCATTGGGACCCAGTGGGAACACTGTTTACGGTTATGCCACGTATGTACTTTTTATTAgttgttttataaatatttcattacaAATACAGAAACCGATGCCCAAACCAACACACAACTCACTGATTCAACAGTGCaagcacaattattattagccTGTCACCTGagaatattttttcaatattttttctcAGACAACATGCTGTAGAATGGAAAGTTAGGTATGTATATATCAGAAAAGCAGAACTAATCTTTTGCTACCTGTTTTTGAACACTTCCTTTATTAACCAATGCAGATGTGAAGATGCTGAGGCTTTTGAGGTCCAGGATGGGGGGAAAAGTACTGGAATCTTCACTAAGTACTTGAACGAGCACATCCTGCAGTCCGAGAAAGTCACACATGTTTTAGAGAAGGTGTCTGAGGGTAAGTATTTCAAAGACGGCTGCGGTTTTGGTTTTTGAAAACCTGATGCTAAATCCAAAATATATCAGCCTAAGAACAAACCTAAAATGATGCTGTAGCAAGGAtaggtgttgttttttttctgaccatgctgggttttttttagtaGGTGAGTGGACATGTGTGCACCATAGAAGAAGTGATTGTTTCAAGTGAACAAATTTATGGCTGATACTAAAATCATTAGTGTTTGAGTTGATTTACAGTAGATTTATACTTATATAATCTCAAAGTGCAAAGAGTACAAAACCttttcagcttttgtttttacttttatccaTTCACTTCTTCCAGATTGAGGGTAAACAGATCTGAAGGGAACAGGTTGTTCTCGGGTGTTTTTATAATCGTTGGCAACTCTTTTTAGTGTTGTTTACTCAGGACTTTACTCAAGCATAGCGGTGACGGAGCCGATGTGGGGAGTTATCAAGTTGTCCCGTCTTCagagtgtttgtctgtttgatGGGTCTCTGGTAGAATAATTTTTCAAGGTACCATTAGCATGTGACCTCATTCTCTGGAAATTCACACTGTTGGCCAGAGAACAGCAAGAAACCTGAGAGCTGCAGAGTGCAAGACAGCTGCTCTGCCATTTGGGCACCTCCTGCCACTGCTCTCATGGGTTCACTCACAAAATCAGCGCTAGCAGGACGCCCTGCTGACAGCACTCTGTGTTTCCGTTTGTGTGTGGACATATTTAGATCATTTAGATTTAGACCACTGGTTATTATTGCTTTACTTTTAACTCTttgtacttttaatttaaaatcccAGAGCCACAATATGGTCAGTAACTTAAAAATTCCTAAGCCTCTGCTCATCATGTCTGGGACTTTTAGAGATGGAAAAAGAGCTGTTAATGATGAGCTGCTGGTTACTCATCCATTAAGAGAACATTGTGAAGACAGCTTGTCCCAGATATTCCTGACACCAAATCTTCTCAAAAACCAAGCATAAAtctatattaaattatttgaacGTGGCTTCACTTCTGGCTAGCCATTCCACCCTGTTAACCTTTTTAATGATTCCTGTTTGCATGTATTGAATCTTGTGAGGAGGGGTTTTCCAAAACTAATTTAGTCCAGTCAATTACTGTGAATATTAACCATctaatttttcacatttcccAAAGTTCCTCAAAGCCAGTCATGTGAATCTGATGAACTTTTCTAAAACTAATTCCTCTCCCCCTGCTATTGCAAATGATCAAAAGAGTGTGCTTGCACAGGCTGTTGTAGTTGGTAAAGAATTATAAAGGTTTTAGTAGTTAATGAAGTGGACTGAGTAAATATGGGAACAACGCCCAGGAAATGTGTATGGGTCTGTgagtcttgtcttgtcttgtcttgtcttgtcttcaGATCTTACACATCACATTTAGCcacattt from the Siniperca chuatsi isolate FFG_IHB_CAS linkage group LG4, ASM2008510v1, whole genome shotgun sequence genome contains:
- the malt3 gene encoding mucosa-associated lymphoid tissue lymphoma translocation protein 1 isoform X1; translation: MTGSPPKPCRIMIREIVIVRHPVSVCVPVNHQVTLSVRAEGTGILNYQWFTGDEKEVCGGTEADLTFRAKKIQLYVCRVNDHFCNYVFSDWVKVKVLDIDKSGLPVHWQGEPHIAINPKPQTVRQGTKLTLCCAAFGIPTPHYQWYRNGQPLLDKTSGTLQIDRATAEHGGSYLCSISNVLSERWTEPVDVDIVQIDQLPPAATTATDKVALLIGNLNYSNHPGLMAPIMDVHELANLLQQLGFRVVSLLDLTRGEMLAAIDKFIQLLNRGVYGLFYYAGHGYEHAGRNYLVAVDAPQPYRPENCVCVQRIMLSMQERRTALSVILLDTCRKWYNQDCIPSSIMPLGPSGNTVYGYATQHAVEWKVRYVYIRKAELIFCYLFLNTSFINQCRCEDAEAFEVQDGGKSTGIFTKYLNEHILQSEKVTHVLEKVSEDLGRDPLVAGKQVVEIKHTLKEPRSLADPVRTTGHTRELHQRDACWRQANELPRKTRLMFICGVEVEVSFSALFSNVLVAFATVKTTGQRTQDCTVTLSSIPPMEDIFSGPGRSEEMDSLLFKKSKNPDCTLRLCALQKLTKSLVIKVDLHYTHMDSKLRQTESQEVDIGKPLVASCKLYMRNHASTAKKQEGAPAQSMGNIPSSKPLLHQTPAGPCRPFTRKAVCAAKVAVPRSNEPEENDENELPDFTLRQ
- the malt3 gene encoding mucosa-associated lymphoid tissue lymphoma translocation protein 1 isoform X3 — protein: MTGSPPKPCRIMIREIVIVRHPVSVCVPVNHQVTLSVRAEGTGILNYQWFTGDEKEVCGGTEADLTFRAKKIQLYVCRVNDHFCNYVFSDWVKVKVLDIDKSGLPVHWQGEPHIAINPKPQTVRQGTKLTLCCAAFGIPTPHYQWYRNGQPLLDKTSGTLQIDRATAEHGGSYLCSISNVLSERWTEPVDVDIVQIDQLPPAATTATDKVALLIGNLNYSNHPGLMAPIMDVHELANLLQQLGFRVVSLLDLTRGEMLAAIDKFIQLLNRGVYGLFYYAGHGYEHAGRNYLVAVDAPQPYRPENCVCVQRIMLSMQERRTALSVILLDTCRKWYNQDCIPSSIMPLGPSGNTVYGYATCEDAEAFEVQDGGKSTGIFTKYLNEHILQSEKVTHVLEKVSEDLGRDPLVAGKQVVEIKHTLKEPRSLADPVRTTGHTRELHQRDACWRQANELPRKTRLMFICGVEVEVSFSALFSNVLVAFATVKTTGQRTQDCTVTLSSIPPMEDIFSGPGRSEEMDSLLFKKSKNPDCTLRLCALQKLTKSLVIKVDLHYTHMDSKLRQTESQEVDIGKPLVASCKLYMRNHASTAKKQEGAPAQSMGNIPSSKPLLHQTPAGPCRPFTRKAVCAAKVAVPRSNEPEENDENELPDFTLRQ
- the malt3 gene encoding mucosa-associated lymphoid tissue lymphoma translocation protein 1 isoform X4, with protein sequence MTGSPPKPCRIMIREIVIVRHPVSVCVPVNHQVTLSVRAEGTGILNYQWFTGDEKEVCGGTEADLTFRAKKIQLYVCRVNDHFCNYVFSDWVKVKVLDIDKSGLPVHWQGEPHIAINPKPQTVRQGTKLTLCCAAFGIPTPHYQWYRNGQPLLDKTSGTLQIDRATAEHGGSYLCSISNVLSERWTEPVDVDIVQIDQLPPAATTATDKVALLIGNLNYSNHPGLMAPIMDVHELANLLQQLGFRVVSLLDLTRGEMLAAIDKFIQLLNRGVYGLFYYAGHGYEHAGRNYLVAVDAPQPYRPENCVCVQRIMLSMQERRTALSVILLDTCRKWYNQDCIPSSIMPLGPSGNTVYGYATCEDAEAFEVQDGGKSTGIFTKYLNEHILQSEKVTHVLEKVSEDLGRDPLVAGKQVVEIKHTLKEPRSLADPVRTTGHTRELHQRDACWRQANELPRKTRLMFICGVEVEPMEDIFSGPGRSEEMDSLLFKKSKNPDCTLRLCALQKLTKSLVIKVDLHYTHMDSKLRQTESQEVDIGKPLVASCKLYMRNHASTAKKQEGAPAQSMGNIPSSKPLLHQTPAGPCRPFTRKAVCAAKVAVPRSNEPEENDENELPDFTLRQ
- the malt3 gene encoding mucosa-associated lymphoid tissue lymphoma translocation protein 1 isoform X2, which codes for MTGSPPKPCRIMIREIVIVRHPVSVCVPVNHQVTLSVRAEGTGILNYQWFTGDEKEVCGGTEADLTFRAKKIQLYVCRVNDHFCNYVFSDWVKVKVLDIDKSGLPVHWQGEPHIAINPKPQTVRQGTKLTLCCAAFGIPTPHYQWYRNGQPLLDKTSGTLQIDRATAEHGGSYLCSISNVLSERWTEPVDVDIVQIDQLPPAATTATDKVALLIGNLNYSNHPGLMAPIMDVHELANLLQQLGFRVVSLLDLTRGEMLAAIDKFIQLLNRGVYGLFYYAGHGYEHAGRNYLVAVDAPQPYRPENCVCVQRIMLSMQERRTALSVILLDTCRKWYNQDCIPSSIMPLGPSGNTVYGYATQHAVEWKVRCEDAEAFEVQDGGKSTGIFTKYLNEHILQSEKVTHVLEKVSEDLGRDPLVAGKQVVEIKHTLKEPRSLADPVRTTGHTRELHQRDACWRQANELPRKTRLMFICGVEVEVSFSALFSNVLVAFATVKTTGQRTQDCTVTLSSIPPMEDIFSGPGRSEEMDSLLFKKSKNPDCTLRLCALQKLTKSLVIKVDLHYTHMDSKLRQTESQEVDIGKPLVASCKLYMRNHASTAKKQEGAPAQSMGNIPSSKPLLHQTPAGPCRPFTRKAVCAAKVAVPRSNEPEENDENELPDFTLRQ